Genomic segment of uncultured Desulfobacter sp.:
GCTGCTTCTTGCGGGCAGCGAAGGGACGCTGATGCCATATCTCAATATTGCAGGCGCAGTGGTCTTCTTTGGTGCCAGTGTGTGGCTTGGTAAAATTTTACCCTGCCTGGAACCGGATGCTGAGGTTTGTGAAGTGTCCAAGGAAAAAACTCGGCATCCGGCGCCGGCACAGGTGGATTTATCGTTTTGCGGCCAAGATGATGGCTGCACCCAAAGCGCCCATCATCTGGGGATGTTCGGGGACAAGAACCTCTTTTTCAAGGGCATCTGACACCATTTGCACCATGCAGGGGTTTTGTGCCACCCCGCCGGAAAATACGATGGGACCCTGGGCTCCCACGCGGTTCAGCATGCCCACGGCGCGTTTGACCACACTCAGGTGCAGTCCCCGGGCAATCTCCTGGCGATCCTGGCCCTTGGCAATAAGCGATGTCACTTCAGACTCTGCGAAAACAGTGCACATGCTGTTGATTTGAAGATCCTTTTGGGCTGCCAGGGCGGCCGGGCCGAATTCTTCCAGGGAAAATCCCAGATTATTGGCCATGATTTCAAGGAATTTGCCCGTACCTGCCGCACACCGGTCGTTCATTTCAAATTTCACCACCCGGCCCTGTTCGTTGAGCCGGATGGACTTACTGTCCTGGCCGCCGATATCCAGAATGGCGAGGGTTTCAGGAAACTCCACCCGGACTCCAGCGGCATGGGCTTTTATCTCAGTGACCGTTGATGCATCATCAAACGCCACTTCAAAAAGGTTGCGCCCATATCCTGTGGCCATGATCTGGTCAAATTGAACCCCGTCCAGCACCTTCTTAGCCTGGGAAATGGGGTCAAACCCGGTATCGGTCTGACGGGTTTCAATTATTTGATTGTCTTCAACTAGTGCCAGTTCAATGCTCCTGGAACCAATATCAATACCTGCAAAAATCATCAAATTTTCCTCAATCCGCTATCTGTTCGATGAAGGCTTCTACTCTTGTCTTTAACTGCCCCACATCCTCCATGCCGTAATCGGTTTCAATCCTCATACATGGAATGCCTAATTTTTCAAGTTTGTTTTCCACAGGAATGGATTCCATGATATACGGCTGGCAGAACTGAAGCCCGTAATGGATCACACCGTCTGCGCCATAATTCTTGGCCATTTCAACAATGTGGTCGCTGCGTTCCTGGTTGGGGGTGAAAATTGCGCAGTCTACTTTGAAATACCGGTCCGTGATGGCCTCCATCAGTTCTTCCAAGCTTTTGCCGGACTCATCAATAAGGTTCCGGGTGCCCCGTTCGCCCACGCAGGATTCTTCGCCCACAATCACGGCACCGCTGGATTCAATAATCCAGGGCAGTTTCCAGTTGGGTACAGCCATGGGACAGCCGGAGATGAGAATTCTCGGGGTTTTACCAGGAAATACGCCCTGGTTTTCTTTGATCCGGCCTTCAAGTTCATCACATATTTTGTTGACGGACTCGGTAAACCGAGCCGGGTTGTCATAAAAGAAAACCTGATTGGCCAACAGTGCGTCAAGCCCTGAAATGGGTGCAGGGTCAGCCTTGCGCAATGTTGCCAGCCGGTGCATGGCGGCCCGCTTGGCATTAACTACTTTAATGCCTTCTTTAAGGGATTCCACGGTGATTATGTTCCCGGTCAATTCTTCCACAGCGGCTTTAAACCGATCAAATTCCTGTTTGAGAAGCGCCCGGCCCTGGGCTGATTTGACCTGGGGCAGATCCATGACATAAAAGTTGTCCACCATGCCGCCAAAAATTTCATAGGCTTTTTTCTTGCCGTCGCAGGTGTTTTCCCCAACGATCATATCTGAGGCTTCAAGGTAGGGGCAAACCTTGCCAAGCTTAAAACCAAAGGAAGATTTAATTAATGAGCAGGTGTTTCTGGGCAGATGTTTTTCAACTTCTTCAACGGCAAAATCAGCACCGGAACATAACCCGATCAGTGTGGCGCCGCCTGCAAGGGCAATCTCTTCGGGGACGAATACGCAATAGCTGCCGATGATTTTGCGGTTTTGTTTTTTTTCGTCTAAAAGCTCTTTGATCCGCAACCCATGGACCTCGCTCATCACAAAATCAAAATACCCCATGCCTTCGGGGCGATTTTTCTGGGCCAGGTAAATGTCCTTGTAGCCCTGCTCTAAAACTTCAAGCAGTGCGTCATGGGCTTTTAAATCCATGCCAAGGCTTTCCCACATGGACGTATAATCTTCGCTCATTGTACTCTCCTTT
This window contains:
- a CDS encoding acyl-CoA dehydratase activase, whose protein sequence is MIFAGIDIGSRSIELALVEDNQIIETRQTDTGFDPISQAKKVLDGVQFDQIMATGYGRNLFEVAFDDASTVTEIKAHAAGVRVEFPETLAILDIGGQDSKSIRLNEQGRVVKFEMNDRCAAGTGKFLEIMANNLGFSLEEFGPAALAAQKDLQINSMCTVFAESEVTSLIAKGQDRQEIARGLHLSVVKRAVGMLNRVGAQGPIVFSGGVAQNPCMVQMVSDALEKEVLVPEHPQMMGALGAAIILAAKR
- a CDS encoding double-cubane-cluster-containing anaerobic reductase — protein: MSEDYTSMWESLGMDLKAHDALLEVLEQGYKDIYLAQKNRPEGMGYFDFVMSEVHGLRIKELLDEKKQNRKIIGSYCVFVPEEIALAGGATLIGLCSGADFAVEEVEKHLPRNTCSLIKSSFGFKLGKVCPYLEASDMIVGENTCDGKKKAYEIFGGMVDNFYVMDLPQVKSAQGRALLKQEFDRFKAAVEELTGNIITVESLKEGIKVVNAKRAAMHRLATLRKADPAPISGLDALLANQVFFYDNPARFTESVNKICDELEGRIKENQGVFPGKTPRILISGCPMAVPNWKLPWIIESSGAVIVGEESCVGERGTRNLIDESGKSLEELMEAITDRYFKVDCAIFTPNQERSDHIVEMAKNYGADGVIHYGLQFCQPYIMESIPVENKLEKLGIPCMRIETDYGMEDVGQLKTRVEAFIEQIAD